From one Lotus japonicus ecotype B-129 chromosome 3, LjGifu_v1.2 genomic stretch:
- the LOC130745160 gene encoding uncharacterized protein LOC130745160: protein MAWKWIVRRTRESKPFFFAFATVCGVVPGVIGYCVMQATNTRTDQLESRLRTTARPESLMMGQVNKERLAEYLGELQRKEDTNDRYVAALRGETLTRKPYVRIQPVPEQTETKADKEQKK, encoded by the exons atggcGTGGAAATGGATCGTGCGTCGGACTCGCGAATCGAAGCCGTTCTTCTTCGCTTTCGCCACCGTATGCGGCGTCGTTCCGGGCGTGATCGGCTACTGCGTGATGCAGGCCACTAACACCCGCACCGACCAACTCGAATCTCGTCTCCGCACTACTGCTCGCCCTGAATCACTG ATGATGGGACAAGTAAATAAAGAGAGACTGGCAGAATACCTTGGAGAGCTACAGCGGAAGGAGGATACCAATGACCGCTACGTTGCTGCTCTAAGAGGAGAGACTTTAACCAGAAAACCTTATGTGAGAATTCAACCTGTTCCAGAGCAAACTGAGACTAAAGCTGACAAGGAGCAAAAGAAATGA